One stretch of Buteo buteo chromosome Z, bButBut1.hap1.1, whole genome shotgun sequence DNA includes these proteins:
- the MCIDAS gene encoding multicilin, whose translation MPPPLDCTDFDFSLGEEVAFGPCTPQLESSSLAQMPPQHLPSPEPCWKDLADRHQKGLGGALEANSQLQETLLQRQEELSTLRESNVQLKELASQARQLAAVLDTLMLPQPADGAALPPPPSPPPPPPPPPSPPPPAAAAAGGPAGRWVGRGRPEPREEAAGVDTMLREVSERCRAALRSLGGSPGGSPTAKRPRPPPRLHGAFRGLRTGRAAPRPGGGGAEGGGSLRAALGEAGGIRTLAFPQGNAFTLRTAAGGYRFRWVPR comes from the exons ATGCCACCGCCATTGGACTGCACCGACTTCGATTTCTCACTTGGCGAGGAGGTGGCCTTTGGGCCCTGTACGCcgcagctggagagcagctcgCTAGCTCAGATGCCCCCGCAGCACCTGCCTTCCCCCGAGCCGTGCTGGAAGGACCTGGCCGACAGGCACCAGAAAGGACTGGGAGGTGCCCTGGAGGCAAACAGCCAG CTGCAGGAGACCCTCCTGCAGAGGCAGGAAGAGCTGTCGACGCTGCGGGAGAGCAACGtgcagctgaaggagctggcGAGCCAGGCCAGGCAGCTGGCTGCCGTTCTCGAC ACGCTGATGCTCCCGCAACCCGCCGACGGGGcggcccttcctcctcctccttctcctcctcctcctcctcctcctcctccttcacctcctcctcccgccgccgccgccgccggcggcccgGCCGGCAGGTGGGTCGGGCGCGGGCGGCCGGAGCcgcgggaggaggcggcgggcgtGGACACCATGCTGCGGGAGGTGTCGGAGAGGTGCCGCGCCGCCCTGCGGAGCCTGGGAGGCAGCCCGGGGGGCAGCCCCACGGCCAAgcgcccgcggccgcccccgcgccTGCACGGCGCCTTCCGCGGGCTGCGCACcggccgcgccgctccgcgcccgggcggcggcggcgcagaGGGGGGCGGCAGCCTGCGGGCGGCGCTGGGGGAGGCGGGCGGCATCCGCACCCTGGCCTTCCCGCAGGGCAACGCCTTCACCCTCCGCACCGCCGCCGGCGGGTACCGCTTCCGCTGGGTGCCGCGCTGA
- the CCNO gene encoding cyclin-O, whose product MVTVGSGGTTTPPLQRGLDSFPGLPLRLWALRQRPATAAATTTTTTTTTTTTTPQELQAFRDYGESWYRSRKGLESRFQPREPLSQQPQVTAEARCELVSWLIAVHRYFSVSFEALCLAVNMVDRFLGTTPVAADCFQLLGVTALFIACKQVEVHPPSMKELLDLCCGVFSCQQLRNLECLILRRLGFELAAPTVNFFLEHFSQVRLEARGADAGEAADARRLAVGIAELSLADYAFTKYAPSLLAASSLGLADRLLRHRSPLDLRISGYPRRVLRDCVDQLQLLVSLNRQFLPLLLPPEVVPKCHRLRAGSGDAAARHSHL is encoded by the exons ATGGTGACGGTGGGGAGCGGCggcaccaccacccccccgctGCAGCGGGGGCTCGACAGCTTCCCCGGCCTCCCCCTGCGGCTATGGGCACTGCGGCAGAGACCGGCAACGGCGGCggcgacgacgacgacgacgacgacgacgacgacgacgacgaccCCGCAGGAGCTGCAGGCTTTCCGCGACTACGGGGAGAGCTGGTACCGCTCCCGCAAGGGGCTGGAGAGCCGCTTCCAGCCGCGGGAGCCGCTCTCCCAGCAGCCGCAG GTGACAGCAGAGGCGCGCTGCGAGCTGGTCAGCTGGCTCATCGCCGTGCACCGGTACTTCAGCGTCTCCTTCGAGGCGCTCTGCCTGGCCGTCAACATGGTCGACCGCTTCCTCGGCACCACCCCGGTGGCCGCCGACTGCTTCCAGCTCCTGGGGGTGACGGCGCTGTTCATCGCCTGCAAGCAG GTGGAGGTGCACCCCCCCAGCATGAAGGAGCTCCTCGACCTCTGCTGCGGCGtcttctcctgccagcagctccgCAACCTGGAGTGCCTCATCCTGCGCCGCCTGGGCTTCGAGCTGGCGGCGCCCACCGTGAACTTCTTCCTGGAGCACTTCAGCCAGGTGCGGCTGGAGGCGCGGGGGGCCGACGCGGGAGAGGCGGCGGACGCCCGGAGGCTGGCGGTGGGCATAGCGGAGCTCAGCCTGGCCGACTACGCTTTCACCAAATACGCCCCTTCCCTGCTGGCCGccagcagcctggggctggcGGACCGGCTGCTGCGCCACCGCAGTCCCCTGGACCTGCGGATCAGCGGCTACCCGAGGCGAGTCCTGCGGGACTGCGTGgaccagctgcagctcctggtcTCGCTGAACAGGCAGTTCCTGCCGCTCCTCCTGCCCCCGGAGGTGGTCCCGAAGTGCCACCGCCTGCGGGCTGGTAGCGGCGATGCCGCCGCCCGTCACTCGCACCTCTAG
- the DHX29 gene encoding ATP-dependent RNA helicase DHX29: MGGRNKKQRAGSAARTASAATAAARARAAAEAGAAAADAGSRAAPRPPPASKEPRVKQGPKTYSFSSTTDSSAAANLDKSVLKVMINGNLEKRIIDVINDHKNQNDDKGMISRRLTAKKLQDVYMALQRFSFKTDHIEEAMKNTLLYGGDLHSALDWLCLNLPDDALPEGFSQQFEEQQQKPRAKFCSPVSQCEPPPHSVDNKKKENGPETKEMNGGKEKEVSMKEWILRYAEQQSDEEKNESVKESDEEKFDPNERYVHLAAKLSEEKDQASISKQDKDKQGQKVAQEKIRRIQQEMAILEEHPVFNPAIKISNQQQNEKKKPPLPQPQETTLNLSVLEKPDGAAKEDKVKKKEPLDIRNFDYSARSWTGKSPKQFLIDWCRKNFPKSPNPAFEKVPVGKYWKCRVRITKSSDDVMAMCPTIVTEDSMQAQHLAATLALYHLTKGQSVHQLLPPTYRDVWLEWRDIEKKKEEENKIETNKPRDNFIARLLNKLKQQQQIQSENQPKVSEGPEDSWENLVSDEEFSNLSLETSDTDDLEPSRILFKKLQSSSRYQRLLKERQELPVFKHRYSIVETLKKHRVVVVAGETGSGKSTQVPHFLLEDLLLDEGSNKCNVVCTQPRRISAVSLATRVCEELGCESGPGGKNSLCGYQIRMESRTGEATRLLYCTTGVLLRKLQEDGLLSSISHVIVDEVHERSVQSDFLLVILKEILHKRSDLHLILMSATVDSEKFSSYFSHCPILRISGRSYPVEIFHVEDVIEATGYVLEKDSEYCQKFLEEEEEEVRINVTGKGGSTTKYQEYVPIQSGSGIDLAPYYAKYSSRTQQAIFYMNPYKINLELILELLAYLDRSPQFKNIEGAVLIFLPGLAHIQQLYDLISTDRRFNLRDRHRLIALHSVLSTQDQAAAFTIPPLGIRKIVLATNIAETGITIPDVVFVIDTGRTKENRYHESSQMSSLEETFVSKASALQRQGRAGRVRDGFCFRMYTRDRFESFMEYSVPEILRVPLEELCLHIMKCNLGSPEDFLSRALDPPQQQVIGNAMNLLRKIGACLLNEPKLTPLGQHLAALPVNVKIGKMLIFGAIFGCLDPVATLAAVMTEKSPFTTPIGRKDEADLAKSSLAMAVSDHITIYNAYLGWKRARQEGGYRAEMTYCRRNFLNRTSLLTLEDVKQELIRVVRAAGFTAPITQCGWDGNGATQSLSLHEIALLKAVLTAGLYDNVGKIMYTKSVDITEKLACMVETAQGKAQVHPSSVNRDLQTYGWLLYQEKVRYTKVYLRETTLISPFPILLFGGDIEVQHRQRLLTVDGWIHFQAPVKIAVIFKQLRVLIESVLKKKLENPKMSLEDDKVLHIIKELIKTENGN, encoded by the exons GGCCAAAAACTTACAGTTTTAGTTCAACAACAGATTCCAGTGCAGCTGCAAATCTTGATAAATCTGTTCTTAAG GTAATGATAAATGGTAATTTGGAGAAAAGGATTATTGATGTAATCAATGAccataaaaaccaaaatgatgaCAAAGGAATGATTTCCAGAAGACTTACTGCTAAGAAACTACAG gatgTATATATGGCTTTACAAAGGTTCTCTTTTAAGACTGACCACATTgaagaagcaatgaaaaatacaCTTCTGTACGGTGGTGATCTTCACTCTGCTCTTGATTGGCTTTGTTTAAACCTTCCTGATG atgcCTTGCCTGAAGGTTTTAGCCAGCAGtttgaagaacagcaacagAAGCCTAGAGCAAAATTTTGTTCTCCTGTGTCACAATGTGAACCTCCACCTCACTCAGTagataacaaaaagaaagaaaatggccCTGAAACTAAG GAGATGAatggggggaaggagaaagaagtgaGTATGAAGGAATGGATTTTGCGATATGCTGAGCAACAAAGTGATGAAGAGAAGAATGAGTCTGTGAAAGAGTCAGATGAAGAAAAGTTTGACCCA AATGAGAGGTATGTACATCTGGCTGCcaagctttcagaagaaaaagaccaAGCAAGCATCTCCAAGCAAGACAAAGACAAGCAAGGCCAGAAGGTAGCACaggagaaaataagaagaaTTCAGCAAG AAATGGCAATACTTGAAGAACATCCGGTATTTAATCCGGCAATAAAGATTTCAAACCAAcagcaaaatgagaagaaaaaacctcCCTTACCTCAGCCTCAAGAAACCACTTTGAATTTGAGCGTGCTTGAAAAACCAGATGGTGCTGCAAAGGAAGACAAAG tgaaaaagaaagaaccgCTAGATATAAGAAATTTTGATTATAGTGCTCGAAGCTGGACCGGTAAATCTCCAAAACAATTTTTGATTGACTGGTGCAGGAAGAATTTTCCCAAGAGCCCAAATCCTGCTTTTGAAAAGGTTCCAGTTGGAAAATATTGGAAATGTAG GGTCAGGATTACCAAATCGTCAGATGATGTAATGGCAATGTGTCCTACAATTGTAACAGAAGATAGTATGCAAGCGCAACATCTAGCTGCTACTTTGGCACTCTATCATTTAACCAAAGGGCAG TCAGTTCATCAGTTACTGCCTCCTACCTACCGAGATGTCTGGCTGGAATGGAGggatattgaaaagaaaaaggaagaagaaaacaagatagAAACCAACAAACCTCGTGATAACTTTATTGCTAGATTATTAAACAAACTCAAACAGCAACAACAGATACAGTCTGAAAACCAACCAAAAGTATCTGAGGGTCCTGAAGATTCCTGGGAAAATTTAGTTTCTGATGAGGAGTTCAGCAATCTCTCCCTTGAGACCTCAGACACAGATGATTTGGAACCTTCAAGGATTTTGTTCAAAAAGCTGCAAAGTTCCTCCAGATACCAGAGGCTTCTGAAAGAGAGACAGGAGTTACCTGTGTTTAAGCACAGATACTCGATTGTAGAAACTCTTAAAAAACATCGAGTAGTTGTTGTGGCTGGTGAAACAGGCAGTGGGAAGAGTACCCAGGTGCCCCACTTTCTGTTAGAAGACTTGTTGCTAGATGAAGGGTCAAATAAATGTAATGTTGTTTGCACACAGCCCCGAAGAATCTCAGCAGTGAGTTTGGCAACCAGGGTTTGTGAAGAGCTAGGCTGCGAATCAGGACCAGGAGGAAAA aattccCTGTGTGGATATCAGATTCGTATGGAATCAAGAACAGGAGAAGCCACCAGGCTACTGTACTGTACAACAGGTGTCCTGCTTCGGAAACTTCAAGAAGATGGTCTTCTTTCAAGTATATCTCATGTTATTGTAGATGAG GTACATGAAAGAAGTGTCCAGTCTGATTTCCTCCTAGTTATTCTGAAGGAGATCTTGCATAAGCGTTCAGACCTGCATCTGATTTTAATGAGTGCTACTGTAGACAGTGAGAAGTTTTCCAGCTATTTCTCACACTGTCCCATTTTAAGGATCTCAGGGAGGAGTTACCCTGTTGAG ATTTTCCATGTTGAAGATGTAATTGAAGCAACTGGCTATGTTCTGGAGAAAGACTCAGAATATTGTCAGAAGTtcttggaggaggaggaggaggaagtaaGAATAAATGTTACTGGCAAAGGAGGAAGCACTACAAAGTATCAG GAGTATGTCCCAATCCAGTCTGGATCTGGTATTGATTTGGCTCCTTACTATGCAAAGTATAGCAGTCGTACACAGCAGGCTATCTTCTATATGAATCCTTACAAGATCAACCTTGAACTTATTTTGGAGTTGCTTGCATACTTAG ATAGAAGTCCTCAGTTCAAGAACATTGAGGGTGCTGTGCTGATCTTTTTACCAGGCCTTGCCCATATCCAACAGCTGTATGATCTCATTTCAACTGACAGAAGATTTAACTTGCGTGACAG GCACAGGTTGATAGCTTTGCATTCTGTTCTGTCAACTCAAGATCAAGCAGCTGCATTTACAATACCTCCCCTTGGTATCAGAAAG ATCGTTTTGGCAACCAATATAGCAGAGACAGGTATTACAATACCAGATGTTGTCTTTGTAATTGATACTgggagaacaaaagaaaatag GTATCACGAAAGTAGTCAGATGAGTTCCCTGGAGGAGACCTTTGTTAGTAAAGCTAGTGCTCTGCAGCGACAAGGAAGAGCTGGGCGTGTTAGGGATGGATTCTGCTTCCGAATGTACACAAGAGACAG GTTTGAAAGCTTCATGGAATACTCTGTTCCAGAAATATTGCGTGTGCCTTTGGAGGAATTATGCCTTCATATTATG AAATGCAATCTTGGCTCTCCTGAAGATTTCCTTTCCAGAGCATTAGACCCACCACAGCAGCAAGTAATTGGTAATGCAATGAACCTGTTGAGGAAGATTGGGGCTTGTCTGTTAAATGAGCCCAAGCTGACTCCATTGGGCCAGCACCTTGCAGCCCTTCCTGTCAATGTAAAGATTGGCAAAATGCTTATATTTGGTGCTATATTCGGCTGCTTGGATCCTGTG GCAACTCTGGCTGCTGTTATGACAGAAAAATCCCCATTTACTACGCCAATTGGTCGAAAAGATGAAGCAGATCTTGCAAAATCATCTCTAGCAATGGCAGTTTCAGACCATATAACAATCTACAATGCTTATCTGGG gtgGAAACGGGCTCGACAAGAAGGGGGGTATCGTGCTGAAATGACTTATTGCAGAAGAAATTTCCTTAATAGGACTTCACTGTTAACTCTGGAG GATGTGAAGCAAGAACTCATAAGGGTGGTCAGAGCAGCAGGCTTCACTGCACCTATAACGCAATGTGGATGGGATGGAAATGGAGCCACACAATCCCTTTCTCTCCATGAAATAGCTCTTCTTAAAGCTGTGTTGACTGCAGGGCTGTATGACAACGtaggaaaaataatgtataCAAAGTCTGTGGATATTACAGAGAAGCTGGCTTGTATGGTAGAAACAGCTCAGGGTAAAGCACAAGTGCATCCCTCCTCTGTAAATCGAGACTTGCAGACATACGGATGGCTCCTTTACCAGGAGAAG GTGAGGTACACTAAGGTATATTTGAGAGAGACTACTTTAATATCCCCCTTtcccattttgctttttggtggGGATATAGAAGTCCAGCATCGGCAGCGCCTCCTGACAGTTGATGGCTGGATCCATTTTCAG GCTCCTGTAAAGATAGCAGTAATTTTCAAACAGCTGAGAGTTCTCATTGAGtctgttttaaagaagaagCTTGAAAATCCTAAAATGTCACTTGAAG atGACAAGGTCTTACACATCATCAAAGAACTGATAAAAACAGAGAATGGTAACTGA